In Mixophyes fleayi isolate aMixFle1 chromosome 4, aMixFle1.hap1, whole genome shotgun sequence, the following proteins share a genomic window:
- the ARHGAP25 gene encoding rho GTPase-activating protein 25 isoform X4, giving the protein MPQCSGKLGWDFGCIPALKMRLICLALKRKSVKLQQRAVFGQRLADTIVYEKKYGRHLVPLLIEKCADFILERGLNEEGIFRLPGQDNLVKQLKEAFDAGERPSFSRDTDVHTVASLFKLYLRELPEPVVPWSQYENCLACENTISVDEVKGHEELVKQIQLLPKENYNLLSFICRFLYEVQKNSSVNKMSVDNLAMVIGVNLLKPKTEEPVAIMRGAPQIQKLMTVMISHHEKFFPKTNDQHVESKAEKNDPKKMQIPRSSVGWDAAEDSVSPSGDSPKAYMKGEGDSRSSSTSDDCLSLKEDDCSSSMNNLGSWKIFSRKRTQTLPNTNFTTARNLDDNNPNSLKEEIFNSEFWSSPNGQKAYLSTSPGHKRTLSEEFSQHRRSTYDNVPSPQGDTGKNSWSGPVNESIVSSDDKEPSQQSPSYLRNGIKGLINENHDGNNCGKLASALDEMSIQKKKLEERIKSLEKENYDVWKKVVKLNEDLEKERNQRKALEITLQNMERSRDDAEKRNKHLEQEIQGFVRAMSQAGNKPE; this is encoded by the exons CCGTATTTGGCCAGCGTCTGGCAGACACTATAGTATATGAGAAGAAGTATGGAAGGCATTTGGTCCCCTTACTAATTGAAAAGTGTGCAGACTTTATCCTGGAGAGAGGGCTGAATGAGGAAGGGATATTCCGACTCCCTGGACAGGACAATCTTGTGAAACAGTTGAAAGAAGCCTTCGATGCAGGAGAAAGACCTTCTTTCAGCAG GGATACAGATGTCCACACAGTGGCATCGTTGTTTAAACTATACCTGCGGGAGCTGCCTGAACCTGTTGTACCTTGGTCCCAGTATGAGAACTGTCTGGCATGTGAAAATACAATAAGCGTTGATGAGGTGAAG GGTCACGAAGAGCTAGTGAAACAAATACAGCTTCTTCCTAAAGAGAATTACAACCTCCTCAGCTTTATATGCAG GTTTCTTTATGAAGTACAGAAAAACTCCAGTGTAAATAAGATGAGTGTAGATAATCTGGCCATGGTGATAGGAGTCAATCTTCTGAAACCAAAGACAGAAGAACCAGTGGCCATTATGAGAG GTGCTCCTCAGATCCAGAAGCTGATGACCGTGATGATCAGTCACCATGAGAAGTTCTTTCCTAAGACCAACGACCAGCACGTGGAATCCAAGGCCGAGAAGAATGATCCTAAGAAGATGCAGATCCCGCGCAGTTCGGTCGGTTGGGATGCAGCTGAGGACAGTGTTTCACCTTCAGGAGACTCACCTAAAGCATATATG AAAGGTGAAGGTGATTCCCGTAGCTCATCCACCTCAGATGACTGTCTGTCTCTTAAAGAAGACGATTGCTCCTCGTCAATGAACAACTTAGGATCATGGAAAATATTTTCCAGAAAACGTACTCAAACTCTGCCCAACACAAATTTTACTACGGCAAGGAACCTAGATGACAACAATCCCAACAGTCTCAAAGAAGAAATATTCAACAGTGAGTTTTGGTCATCCCCCAATGGACAAAAGGCATATTTATCTACATCTCCTGGGCACAAGAGGACACTATCAGAAGAGTTTTCTCAACACCGTAGATCAACCTATGATAATGTTCCTTCTCCCCAAGGTGACACTGGAAAAAACTCATGGTCTGGCCCAGTTAATGAAAGTATTGTGAGCAGTGATGACAAAGAGCCCAGCCAACAGAGTCCCAGCTACCTCAGAAATGGCATAAAAGGCCTTATTAATGAGAATCATGATGGCAACAATTGTGGCAAGTTGGCCAGTGCCCTGGATGAAATGTCAATTCAAAAGAAAAAACTTGAGGAACGAATTAAAAG CCTGGAGAAGGAAAACTATGATGTTTGGAAAAAAGTGGTAAAATTAAATGAGGACCTGGAAAAAGAAAGGAACCAGCGGAAGGCACTGGAAATCACACTGCAGAACATGGAGCGGTCACGAGATGATGCAGAAAAGAGAAACAAGCACCTGGAGCAGGAAATTCAGGGGTTTGTGAGGGCCATGAGCCAAGCGGGAAACAAGCCAGAATAG